A single region of the Arthrobacter sp. PAMC25564 genome encodes:
- a CDS encoding tyrosine-type recombinase/integrase, which produces MALTRFRDFDGVTRRVSAQGTSRAAADAALKEKLKARTHLGGLELTRDSTIKELSERWLPTLTQSQATQDSYRQKVDRYILPAMGAWRLWEATTGRCEAFLRTLQATAPSMASQSRVVLSLMMGLAVRYDIIGTNPVREVMMPTVEKRQVSALSVEQVQDLRRHIDKWAGQKPGRASTLDAMDMFLATGLRPGELLSLQFSDVDFRMGTIAVTGTVKRDSVHGLHRQASPKSESGKRVLTLPLFGLELLRRRKAGAAGDLVFPNRNGEPMEPANFRRLWREARGKQWEGVKPSSFRKAVATLIERESGSLIASRQLGHSSDAITKKHYIERNRNAPDSSLILEQLNSRVTLVH; this is translated from the coding sequence GTGGCCCTGACCCGCTTCCGCGACTTTGATGGCGTGACCCGCCGCGTGTCCGCGCAGGGCACGTCTCGCGCCGCCGCGGATGCCGCATTGAAAGAGAAGCTGAAGGCGCGGACGCACTTGGGTGGCTTGGAATTGACCAGGGACTCTACGATCAAGGAGTTGTCCGAGCGCTGGCTCCCTACCCTTACGCAGTCCCAGGCGACGCAGGACTCCTACCGCCAAAAAGTTGACCGCTACATCCTTCCCGCGATGGGCGCGTGGCGCTTGTGGGAGGCCACGACGGGGCGATGTGAGGCATTTCTGAGGACGCTGCAGGCTACTGCACCATCCATGGCTTCACAGAGCCGCGTGGTGCTTTCACTTATGATGGGCCTCGCTGTCCGCTACGACATCATCGGCACGAATCCGGTGCGGGAAGTCATGATGCCGACGGTTGAAAAGCGTCAAGTGTCCGCTTTGTCTGTCGAACAGGTCCAAGACCTTCGCCGGCACATCGATAAGTGGGCGGGGCAGAAGCCGGGGCGGGCTTCCACTTTGGACGCGATGGATATGTTTCTGGCGACCGGACTGCGTCCGGGGGAGTTGCTGTCGTTGCAGTTCTCGGACGTTGATTTCAGGATGGGCACGATTGCAGTCACGGGGACTGTGAAGCGGGATTCCGTGCACGGTTTGCACCGGCAGGCCTCTCCTAAGTCCGAGTCAGGCAAGCGCGTTCTCACGCTGCCTCTGTTCGGTCTGGAGCTGTTGAGGCGCAGGAAAGCGGGTGCCGCTGGTGACCTGGTGTTCCCTAACCGGAACGGCGAGCCGATGGAGCCGGCAAACTTCCGGAGGTTGTGGCGCGAGGCGAGGGGCAAGCAATGGGAGGGTGTCAAGCCTTCTTCGTTCCGCAAAGCGGTCGCCACGCTGATTGAGCGCGAGTCTGGCTCTCTCATTGCCTCCCGGCAGCTTGGGCACAGCTCGGATGCCATCACGAAGAAGCACTACATTGAGCGGAACCGGAACGCGCCGGACTCGTCGCTGATTCTGGAGCAATTGAATAGCCGGGTCACACTGGTCCACTAA
- the ilvD gene encoding dihydroxy-acid dehydratase, producing the protein MSQDTQTATDTKPDIKPRSRVVTDGIHAAPARGMFRAVGMGDDDFAKPQIGVASSWNEITPCNLSLNRLAQGAKEGVFSGGGFPMQFGTISVSDGISMGHEGMHFSLVSREVIADSVETVMQAERIDGSVLLAGCDKSLPGMLMAAARLDLAAVFLYAGSIMPGWVKLEDGSEKEVTLIDAFEAVGACAAGKMSREDLDRIEKAICPGEGACGGMYTANTMACIGEALGMSLPGSAAPPSADRRRDVFAHKSGEAVVNLLRLGITARDIMTKKAFENAIAVTMAFGGSTNAVLHLLAIAREAEVDLTLSDFNRIGDKIPHLGDLKPFGRYVMHDVDKIGGVPVIMKALLDAGLIHGDCLTVTGKTVAENLASINPPDPDGKVLRAMDNPIHKTGGITILHGTMAPEGAVVKSAGFDADVFEGSARVFEREQGALDALDKGEIKAGDVVVIRYEGPKGGPGMREMLAITGAIKGAGLGKDVLLLTDGRFSGGTTGLCIGHVAPEAVDGGPIAFVKDGDRIRVDIAARTFDLLVDEAELESRKVGWEPLPAKFTKGVLAKYAKLVHSASTGAYCG; encoded by the coding sequence ATGAGTCAGGACACCCAAACAGCAACAGACACCAAGCCGGACATCAAGCCCCGGAGCCGGGTCGTTACCGATGGAATCCACGCCGCCCCCGCGCGCGGCATGTTCCGGGCGGTCGGCATGGGCGACGACGACTTCGCCAAGCCCCAGATCGGCGTCGCGAGCTCGTGGAACGAGATCACTCCCTGCAACCTTTCGTTGAACCGCCTCGCCCAGGGCGCCAAGGAAGGCGTCTTCTCCGGCGGCGGTTTCCCGATGCAGTTCGGCACCATCTCCGTTTCCGACGGCATTTCCATGGGCCATGAGGGCATGCACTTCTCGCTGGTATCCCGCGAGGTCATCGCCGACTCGGTGGAGACCGTCATGCAGGCCGAGCGGATCGACGGCTCGGTGCTGCTGGCCGGCTGCGACAAGTCGCTGCCCGGCATGCTGATGGCGGCCGCCCGGCTGGACCTCGCCGCGGTCTTTTTGTACGCCGGCTCGATCATGCCCGGCTGGGTCAAACTCGAGGACGGCTCCGAAAAGGAAGTCACCCTGATCGACGCCTTCGAGGCCGTCGGCGCCTGCGCCGCGGGCAAGATGAGCCGCGAGGACCTGGACCGCATCGAAAAGGCCATCTGCCCGGGTGAAGGCGCCTGCGGCGGCATGTACACCGCCAACACCATGGCCTGCATCGGCGAGGCCCTGGGCATGTCCCTCCCCGGCTCCGCGGCCCCGCCCTCCGCGGACCGCCGTCGCGACGTCTTTGCGCACAAGTCCGGCGAGGCCGTCGTGAACCTGCTCCGCCTTGGCATCACGGCCCGCGACATCATGACCAAGAAGGCATTCGAGAACGCCATCGCCGTCACGATGGCCTTCGGCGGCTCCACCAACGCCGTGCTGCACCTGCTCGCCATTGCCCGCGAAGCAGAGGTGGACCTGACGCTGTCCGACTTCAACCGCATCGGCGACAAGATCCCGCACCTGGGCGACCTGAAGCCGTTCGGCCGCTACGTCATGCACGACGTCGACAAGATCGGTGGCGTGCCGGTGATCATGAAGGCCCTGCTCGACGCCGGCCTGATCCATGGCGACTGCCTGACCGTGACCGGCAAGACCGTGGCCGAGAACCTCGCTTCGATCAACCCGCCGGATCCGGACGGCAAGGTGCTCCGCGCCATGGACAACCCCATCCACAAGACCGGCGGCATCACCATCCTGCATGGCACGATGGCCCCGGAAGGCGCCGTCGTCAAGAGTGCAGGCTTCGACGCCGACGTCTTCGAAGGCTCCGCCCGCGTGTTCGAACGTGAACAGGGTGCCCTGGATGCCCTCGACAAGGGCGAGATCAAGGCCGGCGACGTCGTCGTCATCCGCTACGAGGGCCCCAAGGGCGGGCCGGGCATGCGTGAGATGCTCGCCATCACCGGTGCGATCAAGGGTGCAGGCCTGGGCAAGGACGTGCTGCTGCTGACCGACGGACGGTTCTCCGGCGGAACCACCGGCCTGTGCATCGGCCACGTGGCACCGGAAGCTGTCGACGGCGGCCCAATTGCCTTCGTCAAGGACGGGGACCGGATCCGCGTGGACATCGCCGCCCGCACCTTCGACCTCCTGGTCGACGAGGCCGAGCTCGAGTCCCGCAAGGTCGGCTGGGAACCCCTGCCGGCCAAGTTCACCAAGGGCGTGCTCGCCAAGTACGCCAAGCTGGTCCACAGCGCCTCCACCGGCGCTTACTGCGGCTGA
- a CDS encoding phage antirepressor N-terminal domain-containing protein has product MSDEGKPLVSLRHVCESLGIDTDSQRKKLLNKSWACTVLNTVQVPGDTQTRKWLMIDRRTMTMWLATIEPSRVKPAARLLLEAFQNEAADALDAYFHDGGAINPRATESQLDEMQRKAKFQLELINLARPSIMDAKFLDSKARIVIARALGEEPEIDPLDMPLYAEEYLKDNGVPKRDMAGTRSMFGRRVSNVYKDHYGVAPKKAANEVNGGIRSINSYTERDRWIFDQVWNEFYADKYSVSMFQEAI; this is encoded by the coding sequence ATGAGCGATGAAGGCAAGCCTCTGGTGAGCTTGCGCCACGTTTGCGAGTCACTAGGCATCGACACTGACAGCCAGCGCAAGAAGCTTTTGAACAAGTCATGGGCCTGCACGGTGTTGAACACCGTGCAGGTTCCGGGAGACACCCAGACCCGGAAGTGGTTGATGATCGACCGCCGCACGATGACAATGTGGCTGGCAACTATTGAGCCCTCCCGCGTGAAGCCCGCAGCCCGCCTGTTGCTCGAAGCATTCCAGAACGAAGCGGCCGACGCGCTGGACGCCTACTTCCACGATGGTGGCGCGATCAACCCCCGGGCCACTGAATCCCAGCTTGACGAGATGCAGCGCAAGGCAAAGTTCCAGTTGGAGCTAATCAACCTCGCCCGCCCCTCGATCATGGACGCCAAGTTCCTGGACTCCAAGGCCCGCATCGTCATCGCCAGGGCGCTGGGCGAGGAGCCAGAGATCGACCCGCTCGACATGCCGCTCTACGCGGAGGAATACCTGAAAGATAACGGCGTCCCCAAGAGGGACATGGCCGGCACTCGCTCAATGTTCGGTCGCCGCGTCTCCAATGTCTACAAGGACCACTACGGTGTAGCCCCGAAAAAAGCAGCCAACGAGGTCAACGGCGGGATCAGGTCCATCAACTCCTATACCGAACGGGACCGCTGGATTTTCGACCAAGTGTGGAATGAGTTCTACGCCGATAAATACTCGGTTTCAATGTTTCAGGAGGCTATCTGA
- a CDS encoding PQQ-dependent sugar dehydrogenase — MLALTACTAGGGATPSGGTGSGAAGPAAPVVSGRIDAGLQLPWSTVFLPDGTAVISERDSALLKWVDSAAASGGQAGTIGQVPGVVPGGEGGLLGLALSPDFETDRNLYAYFTAQGDNRIARLRLDGSAGQWKLGVPHVIFTGIPKASTHNGGRIRFGPDGYLYVGTGDAQRREQPQDRAALGGKILRLTPDGRPAPGNPFGDNPVYSLGHRNVQGLAWDGAGRLWASEFGPDVDDELNLIVAGGNYGWPEVTGAPHRPGFLDAKVVWPSTADSSPSGLEIADGTAYLGALRGQRLWAVPLNGETAGDPVSYFTGSYGRIRDVSLAPDGRLWLLSNNQNPDFVLILDLPGHAGRPTSTRFHTTSKLV; from the coding sequence ATGCTGGCGCTCACGGCCTGCACCGCCGGCGGCGGCGCCACCCCCAGCGGCGGAACCGGCAGCGGGGCAGCCGGCCCGGCAGCGCCCGTGGTCTCCGGCCGGATCGACGCCGGACTGCAGCTGCCCTGGTCAACGGTCTTCCTGCCGGACGGCACAGCCGTCATTTCCGAGCGCGACAGCGCCCTGCTCAAGTGGGTGGACAGCGCGGCGGCCAGCGGCGGGCAGGCCGGCACGATCGGCCAGGTGCCCGGCGTCGTGCCCGGCGGCGAAGGCGGCCTGCTGGGACTGGCGCTGTCACCGGACTTCGAGACGGACCGGAACCTTTACGCCTATTTCACCGCCCAGGGTGACAACAGGATCGCCCGCCTCCGGCTGGACGGGAGCGCCGGCCAGTGGAAGCTGGGCGTCCCGCACGTCATCTTCACCGGGATCCCGAAGGCCTCCACGCACAACGGCGGAAGGATCCGGTTCGGGCCGGACGGGTACCTTTACGTGGGCACCGGGGACGCGCAGCGTCGTGAACAGCCACAGGACCGGGCGGCCCTCGGCGGCAAGATCCTCCGCCTCACCCCTGACGGCCGGCCTGCGCCCGGGAACCCGTTCGGCGACAACCCCGTGTACAGCCTCGGACACCGGAACGTCCAGGGCCTCGCCTGGGACGGCGCCGGCCGGCTCTGGGCGAGCGAATTCGGCCCCGACGTCGATGACGAACTGAACCTGATCGTGGCCGGCGGCAACTACGGCTGGCCGGAGGTGACCGGCGCCCCGCACCGCCCGGGCTTCCTGGACGCCAAAGTGGTGTGGCCGTCGACGGCGGACTCCTCCCCCAGCGGGCTGGAGATCGCGGATGGCACGGCCTACCTCGGCGCCCTGCGCGGACAGCGGCTCTGGGCTGTCCCCTTGAACGGGGAAACCGCCGGCGATCCTGTGAGTTATTTCACAGGATCCTATGGCCGTATCCGGGACGTGTCGCTGGCTCCGGACGGCCGCCTCTGGCTCCTGAGCAACAACCAAAACCCTGATTTCGTGCTGATTCTGGATCTCCCGGGCCACGCCGGCCGCCCCACCAGCACCCGATTTCACACAACGTCGAAACTCGTGTAG
- the ilvN gene encoding acetolactate synthase small subunit produces MTRHTLSVLVEDKPGVLTRVASLFARRAFNIHSLAVGPTEVPGMSRMTVVVDADGELVEQITKQLNKLINVIKIVELTPESSVQRDHILVKVRADAATRLQVTQAADLFRASVVDVSTESVVIEATGHPEKLTALLSVLEPFGIREIVQSGTLAVGRGSRSMSDRALRSA; encoded by the coding sequence ATGACCCGCCACACACTGTCCGTACTGGTCGAAGACAAGCCCGGTGTGCTGACCCGCGTCGCAAGCCTCTTCGCCCGCCGCGCCTTCAACATCCACTCCCTGGCCGTGGGCCCGACGGAAGTTCCGGGCATGTCCCGGATGACCGTCGTCGTCGACGCCGATGGCGAGCTGGTCGAACAGATCACCAAGCAGCTGAACAAGCTGATCAACGTGATCAAGATCGTTGAGCTCACCCCCGAATCTTCCGTACAGCGCGACCACATCCTGGTCAAGGTACGTGCGGATGCCGCAACCCGGCTGCAGGTCACCCAGGCTGCAGACCTCTTCCGCGCTTCAGTAGTCGACGTCTCCACAGAGTCGGTGGTCATTGAGGCGACGGGCCACCCCGAGAAGCTCACGGCACTGCTTTCCGTGCTCGAGCCCTTCGGCATCCGCGAAATCGTGCAGTCCGGCACCCTGGCCGTCGGCCGGGGCTCCCGCTCCATGAGTGACAGGGCCCTACGCAGCGCGTAA
- the ilvC gene encoding ketol-acid reductoisomerase, whose product MTEMFYDDDADLSIIQGRKVAIVGYGSQGHAHALNLRDSGVEVVIALKEGSKSIAKAEDAGFTVKNVADAAEWADVIMILAPDQYQRSIYNDSIKDKLTPGKALAFAHGFNIRFGYIKAPEGVDVILIAPKAPGHTVRREFEAGRGIPDIIAVEQDATGSAWELAKSYAKAIGGTRAGVIKTTFTEETETDLFGEQAVLCGGVSQLVQYGFETLTEAGYQPQIAYFEVLHELKLIVDLMWEGGIAKQRWSVSDTAEYGDYVSGPRVITPEVKENMKAVLKDIQDGAFAKRFIDDQDAGAPEFKALRAKAEQHPIEAVGRELRALFAWQQQDADYVEGSAAR is encoded by the coding sequence GTGACTGAAATGTTCTACGACGACGACGCAGACCTGTCGATCATCCAGGGCCGCAAGGTTGCCATTGTGGGCTACGGGTCCCAGGGCCACGCCCACGCACTGAACCTGCGCGATTCCGGCGTCGAGGTTGTCATCGCCCTCAAGGAAGGCTCGAAGTCGATCGCCAAGGCCGAGGACGCCGGCTTCACGGTCAAGAACGTCGCCGACGCCGCCGAATGGGCCGACGTCATCATGATCCTGGCGCCGGACCAGTACCAGCGCTCGATCTACAACGACTCGATCAAGGACAAGCTGACCCCCGGCAAGGCGCTGGCCTTCGCCCACGGCTTCAACATCCGCTTCGGCTACATCAAGGCCCCGGAGGGCGTTGACGTCATCCTGATCGCCCCGAAGGCTCCCGGCCACACCGTGCGCCGCGAGTTCGAGGCCGGCCGCGGCATCCCGGACATCATCGCCGTTGAGCAGGACGCTACCGGTTCCGCATGGGAACTGGCCAAGTCCTACGCCAAGGCCATTGGCGGCACCCGCGCCGGCGTCATCAAGACCACCTTCACCGAAGAGACCGAAACGGACCTCTTCGGCGAGCAGGCCGTCCTGTGTGGCGGCGTGTCCCAGCTGGTCCAGTACGGCTTCGAGACCCTGACCGAGGCCGGCTACCAGCCGCAGATCGCCTACTTCGAGGTGCTTCACGAGCTCAAGCTCATCGTTGACCTCATGTGGGAAGGCGGCATCGCCAAGCAGCGCTGGAGCGTCTCTGACACCGCGGAATACGGCGACTACGTCTCCGGCCCGCGCGTCATCACCCCCGAGGTGAAGGAGAACATGAAGGCGGTCCTGAAGGACATCCAGGACGGCGCCTTCGCCAAGCGCTTCATCGACGACCAGGACGCCGGTGCCCCCGAGTTCAAGGCGCTGCGTGCCAAGGCAGAGCAGCACCCGATCGAGGCCGTTGGCCGCGAGCTGCGTGCGCTGTTCGCCTGGCAGCAGCAGGACGCCGACTACGTCGAAGGTTCGGCAGCCCGCTAG
- the serA gene encoding phosphoglycerate dehydrogenase, with protein sequence MTSTKPVVLLAEELSPATIEALGPDFEIRQTDGADRSQLLSAIADVDAILVRSATQVDAEAIAAAKNLKVIARAGVGLDNVDIKAATQAGVMVVNAPTSNIVSAAELTVGHILSLARHIPQASTALKDGEWKRSKYTGIELFEKKIGIIGLGRIGALVAARLKGFDTKILAYDPYITSARAAQLGVQLVTLDELLAQSDFITIHMPKTPETVGMLGEESFRKMKRTAYVVNVARGGLVDEEALYAALESGEIAGAGVDVFVKEPSTDLPFFKLDNVVVTPHLGASTDEAQEKAGVSVAKSVRLALAGELVPDAVNVAGGIIAPDVRPGIPLMEKLGRIFTAMTHASLTQFDVEVAGEISTLDVKVLELAALKGIFADVVTEQVSYVNAPVIAEQRGINVRLITTPDTESYRNVLTLRGALSDGSQISVAGTLTGPKQIQKLVGINGFDLEMPISEHLVVVAYADRPGVVGTIGHILGMNNINIAGMQVARQTEGGQVLALLTIDSSVPQQVLDAIKAGIGADLVREVDLED encoded by the coding sequence GTGACAAGCACCAAACCTGTAGTACTCCTCGCTGAGGAACTTTCGCCCGCCACGATCGAGGCCCTTGGCCCGGACTTCGAAATCCGGCAGACCGACGGCGCCGACCGTTCCCAGCTGCTCTCTGCGATCGCCGACGTCGACGCGATCCTGGTCCGCTCCGCCACGCAGGTGGACGCCGAGGCCATCGCCGCCGCCAAGAACCTCAAGGTCATCGCCCGCGCCGGCGTCGGCCTGGACAACGTGGACATCAAGGCCGCCACGCAGGCCGGCGTTATGGTGGTCAATGCGCCGACCTCCAATATCGTCTCTGCCGCCGAACTGACCGTCGGCCACATCCTGAGCCTCGCCCGCCACATTCCGCAGGCCAGCACCGCGCTCAAGGACGGCGAGTGGAAGCGCTCCAAGTACACCGGCATCGAACTCTTCGAGAAGAAGATCGGCATCATCGGACTGGGCCGGATCGGCGCCCTCGTCGCGGCCCGGCTGAAGGGCTTTGACACCAAGATCCTCGCCTACGACCCCTACATCACCTCCGCCCGGGCCGCCCAGCTCGGCGTGCAGCTGGTGACCCTGGACGAACTGCTCGCGCAGTCGGACTTCATCACCATCCACATGCCCAAGACGCCCGAGACCGTCGGCATGCTCGGCGAGGAATCCTTCAGGAAGATGAAGCGCACGGCCTATGTCGTCAACGTCGCCCGCGGTGGCCTCGTGGACGAGGAAGCCCTCTACGCAGCCCTGGAGTCAGGCGAGATCGCCGGAGCCGGCGTCGACGTGTTCGTCAAGGAACCCAGCACCGACCTGCCGTTCTTCAAGCTCGACAACGTCGTGGTGACCCCGCACCTGGGCGCCTCCACCGACGAGGCACAGGAGAAGGCCGGCGTCTCCGTGGCCAAGTCCGTCCGCCTTGCCCTGGCCGGTGAGCTGGTGCCCGACGCCGTCAACGTGGCCGGCGGCATCATCGCCCCGGACGTCCGCCCGGGCATCCCGCTGATGGAGAAGCTGGGCCGCATCTTCACCGCCATGACGCACGCATCGCTCACGCAGTTCGACGTCGAGGTGGCCGGCGAAATTTCCACGCTCGACGTCAAGGTGCTGGAACTCGCCGCCCTGAAGGGCATTTTTGCCGACGTCGTGACCGAGCAGGTCTCCTATGTCAACGCCCCCGTCATCGCCGAACAGCGCGGCATCAACGTCCGCCTGATCACGACGCCGGACACGGAGTCCTACCGTAACGTCCTGACCCTGCGTGGCGCGCTCAGCGACGGCAGCCAGATCTCGGTGGCCGGAACCCTGACGGGCCCCAAGCAGATCCAGAAGCTCGTTGGTATCAACGGCTTCGACCTGGAGATGCCGATCAGCGAGCACCTCGTTGTGGTTGCCTACGCGGACCGCCCCGGCGTGGTCGGCACGATCGGCCACATCCTGGGCATGAACAACATCAACATCGCCGGCATGCAGGTCGCGCGGCAGACCGAGGGCGGCCAGGTGCTCGCCCTGCTGACCATCGACAGCTCCGTCCCGCAGCAGGTCCTTGACGCCATCAAGGCCGGCATCGGCGCGGACCTCGTCCGCGAGGTTGATCTGGAGGACTGA
- a CDS encoding helix-turn-helix domain-containing protein: MTLALEPEVQWLTPDDLARAWQVSAGTIANWRTNNKGPEFVRIGGLVRYHPDAVAAWLKAQPTK, encoded by the coding sequence ATGACTCTCGCCCTGGAACCCGAAGTTCAGTGGTTGACTCCCGATGATTTGGCTCGCGCATGGCAGGTATCTGCCGGGACAATCGCGAACTGGCGCACTAATAACAAAGGTCCCGAGTTTGTCCGGATCGGTGGCCTCGTCCGCTACCACCCAGACGCCGTCGCGGCGTGGCTGAAAGCCCAGCCCACCAAGTAA
- a CDS encoding acetolactate synthase large subunit: MSKGSPISPSLMATKSAGAHKASERVERPADAAVDTAAVSPVLGPNNVVPPTVMTGSQAIVRSLEELGVQDIFGLPGGAILPTYDPLMASRMNHILVRHEQGAGHAAQGYAMVTGRVGVCIATSGPGATNLVTAIMDAHMDSVPMVAITGQVASAVIGTDAFQEADIVGITMPITKHSFLVTDPNDIPHVMAEAFHLASTGRPGPVLVDVAKDAQQGQMTFSWPPKIDLPGYHPVLRGHSKQVREAARLIAAASKPVLYVGGGVVKAHASAELRELAELSGAPVVTTLMARGVFPDSHPQHVGMPGMHGTVSAVTALQQSDLLITLGARFDDRVTGVLKSFAPNAKVIHADIDPAEISKNRTADVPIVGSVKEIIPELSDALRLAYEASGTPDLSSWWAFLNNLKETYPLGWTEPEDGLTAPQRVIERIGALTGPEGVYVAGVGQHQMWASQFIKYERPHAWLNSGGAGTMGYAVPAAMGAKVGEPDRVVWAIDGDGCFQMTNQELATCAINKIPIKVAIINNSSLGMVRQWQTLFYEGRYSNTDLNTGHDTVRIPDFVKLADAYGCASFRCERDEDIDATIQKALEINDRPVVIDFVVSPNSMVWPMVPAGVSNDQIQVARNMTPEWEEED, translated from the coding sequence ATGAGCAAAGGATCGCCGATCAGCCCCTCGCTGATGGCCACGAAGTCCGCTGGAGCCCACAAGGCTTCGGAACGCGTCGAACGTCCGGCTGACGCCGCCGTCGACACTGCTGCCGTCTCTCCTGTCCTTGGGCCGAACAACGTCGTACCCCCGACGGTGATGACCGGCTCACAAGCAATCGTCCGCTCGCTCGAAGAACTCGGCGTGCAGGACATTTTCGGTTTGCCCGGTGGCGCGATCCTGCCCACCTATGACCCCTTGATGGCTTCACGAATGAATCACATTCTGGTCCGTCACGAACAGGGAGCCGGCCACGCCGCGCAAGGCTACGCCATGGTCACCGGACGGGTTGGCGTCTGCATCGCTACCTCGGGCCCGGGGGCCACCAACCTCGTTACCGCCATCATGGATGCCCACATGGACTCCGTGCCGATGGTGGCCATCACCGGCCAGGTCGCCAGCGCGGTGATCGGCACCGACGCGTTCCAGGAAGCGGACATCGTCGGCATCACCATGCCGATCACGAAGCACTCCTTCCTGGTCACCGACCCCAACGACATCCCGCACGTGATGGCGGAGGCCTTCCACCTGGCCTCCACCGGCCGTCCGGGACCCGTCCTCGTTGACGTCGCCAAGGACGCCCAGCAGGGCCAGATGACCTTCTCCTGGCCGCCCAAGATCGACCTCCCCGGCTACCACCCCGTGCTTCGCGGCCACAGCAAGCAGGTCCGCGAAGCCGCCAGGCTCATCGCGGCCGCCAGCAAGCCCGTGCTGTACGTGGGCGGCGGCGTCGTCAAGGCCCATGCCTCGGCCGAACTTCGCGAGCTGGCAGAACTGTCCGGCGCCCCCGTGGTCACCACCCTGATGGCCCGCGGCGTCTTCCCGGACTCGCACCCGCAGCACGTCGGCATGCCGGGCATGCACGGCACCGTGTCCGCCGTGACCGCCCTGCAGCAGTCAGATCTGCTGATCACCCTGGGCGCACGCTTCGATGACCGGGTGACCGGCGTCCTGAAGTCCTTCGCCCCGAACGCCAAGGTCATCCACGCGGACATCGATCCGGCCGAAATCTCCAAGAACCGTACGGCGGACGTCCCGATCGTCGGCTCGGTCAAGGAGATCATTCCGGAACTGAGCGATGCCCTGCGCCTGGCGTACGAGGCCTCAGGCACCCCTGACCTCAGCAGCTGGTGGGCCTTCCTGAACAACCTCAAGGAGACCTACCCGCTGGGCTGGACCGAACCCGAGGACGGCCTGACCGCCCCGCAGCGCGTGATCGAACGCATCGGCGCCCTCACCGGCCCCGAAGGCGTCTACGTCGCCGGCGTCGGCCAGCACCAGATGTGGGCCTCGCAGTTCATCAAGTACGAGCGCCCGCACGCCTGGCTGAACTCCGGCGGGGCCGGCACCATGGGCTACGCCGTGCCGGCCGCCATGGGCGCCAAGGTCGGCGAACCGGACCGCGTGGTCTGGGCCATCGACGGCGACGGCTGCTTCCAGATGACCAACCAGGAACTGGCCACCTGCGCGATCAACAAGATCCCGATCAAGGTCGCCATCATCAACAACTCCTCGCTGGGCATGGTGCGCCAGTGGCAGACCCTGTTCTACGAGGGCCGCTACTCCAACACCGACCTGAACACCGGCCACGACACCGTCCGGATCCCGGACTTCGTCAAGCTGGCGGATGCCTACGGCTGCGCCTCCTTCCGCTGCGAACGCGACGAGGACATCGACGCCACCATCCAGAAGGCCCTGGAAATCAACGACCGCCCCGTGGTCATCGATTTCGTCGTGAGCCCCAACTCCATGGTGTGGCCGATGGTCCCCGCGGGAGTCAGCAATGACCAGATCCAGGTTGCCCGCAACATGACCCCGGAATGGGAAGAGGAGGACTGA